The Echeneis naucrates chromosome 10, fEcheNa1.1, whole genome shotgun sequence genome has a window encoding:
- the pfdn6 gene encoding prefoldin subunit 6 gives MADAIQKKLKVELEKYTQMQKDVSKSMSARQKLETQLTENNIVKEELDLLDSSNIVYKLIGPVLVKQELDEAKATVAKRLEYINGEIQRYETLLKDMEKKSEQHREVLSSLQQEFQKAQGLAIGKV, from the exons ATGGCAGACGCCATTCAAAAGAAACTAAAAGTGGAATTAGAAAAATATACACAGATGCAGAAAG ATGTTAGCAAGAGCATGTCAGCTAGACAGAAGCTGGAGACGCAGCTGACAGAGAACAACATTGTCAAAGAG gAGTTGGATCTGCTGGACAGCTCAAACATAGTTTATAAACTTATTGGTCCAGTACTAGTCAAACAAGAGCTGGATGAGGCCAAAGCCACAGTTGCAAAGCGGCTGGAGTACATTAATGGAGAAAT CCAAAGGTATGAGACGCTCCTGAAAGACATGGAAAAGAAGTCTGAACAGCACCGAGAAGTCCTGTCTAGTTTGCAGCAGGAGTTTCAGAAAGCCCAAGGCCTCGCTATTGGAAAAGTCTGA
- the her11 gene encoding hairy-related 11: MTRKLQNSNLEDAKSRKRILKPVVEKKRRDRINQSLAELRSLLMNHTSDPRLQNPKIEKAEILDLAVEYLQKWTDGKKMTGEASAPPLFTIQSAGFQQCMVQLTSYMNKITPAQRTSLIEGLRRHTETQQPKSDFSQSTTENEILDAASERKEEPPKSLFLSHSPFQPQSCSTPCHDYLSPPTSPWFSPSFSTYATSPPFPSLAPHFSFPPSLSPPSSNTSFYSFSPPAAPHTSPAALNFPPLTPRSSPRPAQREGSLPNSPSAMWRPWF, encoded by the exons ATGACCAGGAAACTCCAAAACTCCAATCTGGAAGATGCCAAGAGTAGAAAAAGG atTCTGAAACCAGTcgtagagaagaagagaagagatcGAATCAATCAAAGTCTTGCTGAACTGAGAAGTTTGCTAATGAATCATACATCAGATCCA AGACTGCAGAATCCCAAAATAGAGAAAGCAGAGATTTTGGACTTGGCTGTGGAATATCTTCAGAAGTGGACTGATGGAAAGAAGATGACCGGCG AGGCTAGtgctcctcctctcttcacCATTCAGAGTGCAGGTTTTCAGCAGTGCATGGTCCAGCTGACCAGCTATATGAACAAAATTACACCAGCTCAGAGGACAAGCCTGATCGAAGGGCTGAGGCGCCACACAGAGACCCAGCAGCCAAAATCAGACTTCAGCCAGAGCACAACTGAAAATGAGATTTTGGACGCAGCgtctgagagaaaagaggagccTCCCAAATCACTCTTTCTGTCCCATTCCCCATTTCAGCCTCAGTCTTGCTCCACACCATGCCATGACTACCTCTCCCCTCCCACGTCTCCCTggttctctccttccttctccacTTATgccacctctcctcctttcccatCCTTAGCTCCTCACTTCTCCTTCCCCCCCAGCCTGTCACCTCCATCTTCCAACACCTCCTTTTATAGTTTCTCGCCGCCGGCAGCCCCTCACACCAGCCCTGCTGCCCTCAACTTCCCCCCACTCACACCGAGATCCTCTCCACGCCCTGCACAGAGGGAAGGGTCACTACCAAACTCTCCTTCAGCCATGTGGAGGCCTTGGTTTTGA
- the her5 gene encoding hairy-related 5: MKVLSSPESPGQRSVRRVSKPLMEKRRRERINQSLETLRLLMLESSHNEKLKNPKVEKAEILESVVQFLKSEKEVDRVLPREQTCTRQHNYNDGVRTCLLRVSRFMATKGQGSEATGGDPVQASFAHPEPHTHPSSPGDIHKALTPAPAGLGPRNLSHHQQHGISRPYLTHTDLCETRKLLSPTAERTHISDPVWRPWPQ, from the exons ATGAAGGTTTTATCTTCCCCAGAGTCTCCCGGCCAGAGGAGTGTGAGGAGG GTGTCCAAACCCCTGATGGAGAAACGCAGACGGGAGCGAATCAACCAAAGTCTGGAAACACTGCGGCTTCTGATGCTGGAGAGCAGCCACAATGAG AAACTGAAGAATCCGAAGGTGGAGAAAGCGGAGATCCTGGAGAGTGTGGTCcagttcctgaagtcagagaaggAGGTGGACCGAGTCCTGCCCAGGGAGCAGACCTGTACCCGCCAGCACAACTATAATGATGGCGTGCGGACCTGCCTGCTGAGGGTCAGTCGCTTCATGGCCACCAAGGGCCAGGGCTCAGAGGCCACCGGCGGGGACCCCGTTCAGGCTTCATTTGCGCATCCCGAGCCACACACGCACCCGTCTTCACCCGGGGATATCCACAAGGCACTGACGCCCGCTCCTGCTGGTCTGGGCCCGAGAAATCTGtcccaccaccagcagcacGGGATCTCCCGTCCATACCTGACCCACACTGACCTCTGTGAGACCAGGAAGCTGCTTTCGCCCACGGCAGAGCGCACGCACATTAGTGACCCGGTGTGGAGGCCCTGGCCCCAGTGa